In Mercenaria mercenaria strain notata unplaced genomic scaffold, MADL_Memer_1 contig_3188, whole genome shotgun sequence, the genomic stretch ttgtaggtgatgcaagAAGTTTGGTGGTTTTTTGTTGGTGATGCAGGAAGTTGTGGTGGTGTTGAaggtgatgcaagaagttgtGGTGGTGGTGTTGGTGATGCAAGAAGTTGTGGTGGTGCTGAaggtgatgcaagaagttgtGGTGGTGTTGTTGGTAATGCAAGAAGTTGTGGTGGTGTTGAaggtgatgcaagaagttgtggtggtgttgaaggtgatgcaagaagttgtGGTGGTGTTGAAGGTGATGTTAGATTTTGTGGTGATGTTGTTGGTAATGCAGGAAGTTGTGGTGGTGTTGTTGGTGATGCAAGAAGTTGTGGTGGTGTTGAaggtgatgcaagaagttgtGGTGGTGTTGTTGGTGATGCAAGACGTTGTGGTGGTGTTGTTGGTAATGCAAGAAGTTGTGGTGGTGTTGTTGATAATGCAAGAAGTTGTGGTGGTGTTGTTGGTGATGCAGGAAGTTGTGGTTGTGTTGAAGGTGATGTGAGTAGTGGGGGTGGTGTTGTAGTTGGTGTGAGTAGTGGGGGTAGTGTTGTAGGTGATGTGAGTAGTGGGGatggtgttgtaggtgatgcaagcagttgtggtggtgttgtaggtgatgtgaGTAGTGGGggtggtgttgtaggtgatgtgaGTAGTGGGggtggtgttgtaggtgatgcaagaagttgtggtggtgttgtaggtgatgtgaGTAGTGGGGTAGTGTTGTAGGTGATGTGAGTTGTGGGggtggtgttgtaggtgatgcgAGAAGTTGTTGGTGTGTTGTAGGTGATGTGATAGTGGGggtggtgttgtaggtgatgcgAAGAAGTTGTaatggtgttgtaggtgatgcaagaagttgtTAGTGGGTTGTaggtgatgcaagaagttgtggtagtgttgtaggtgatgcaagAAGTTTGTAATgtgttgtaggtgatgcaagAATCTGTGGATgtgttgtaggtgatgcaagaagttgtaatggtgttgtaggtgatgcaagAATTTGTAAGTGTGTGTAGGTGATGCAAGAAGCTCTggtggtgttgtaggtgatgcaagaagttgtaatggtgttgtaggtgatgcaagAAGCTGTGTTAgtgttgtaggtgatgcaagaagttgtAATGTGTTGTAATGATGCAAGAAGTTGTaatggtgttgtaggtgatgcaagAAGTGTGGTGTGTTGAAGGTGATGCAAGAAGTTTGTGGTGGTTGTGGTGATGCAAGAAGTTGTGGTTTTGTTGAGGTGACGCAAGAAGTTGtgtggtgttgtaggtgatgcgAGAAGTTGTTGGTGGGGTGTGAaggtgatgcaagaagttgtGGTGGTATTGAAGGTGATGCAAGAAGTTTGTGGTTTTTGTTGGTGATGCAGGAAGTGTGGTGGTGTGAaggtgatgcaagaagttgtGGTGGTGGTGTTGGTGATGCAAGAAGTTGTGGTGGTGCTGAaggtgatgcaagaagttgtGGTGGTTTGTTGGTAATGCAAGAAGTTGTGGTGGTGTTGAaggtgatgcaagaagttgtGGTGGTGTTGAAGGGGATGCAAGAAGTTGTGGTGGTGTTGAAGGTGATGTTAGATTTGTGGTGATGTTGTTGGTAATGCAGGAAGTTGTGGTGGTGTTGTTGGTGATGCAAGAAGTTGTGGTGGTGTTGAaggtgatgcaagaagttgtGGTGGTGTTGTTGGTGATGCAAGACGTTGTGGTGGTGTTGTTGGTAATGCAAGAAGTTGTGGTGGTGTTGTTGATAATGCAAGAAGTTGTGGTGGTGTTGTTGGTGATGCAGGAAGTTGTGGTTGTGTTGAAGGTGATGTGAGTAGTGGGGGTGGTGTTGTAGTTGGTGTGAGTAGTGGGGGTAGTGTTGTAGGTGATGTGAGTAGTGGGGatggtgttgtaggtgatgcaagcagttgtggtggtgttgtaggtgatgtgaGTAGTGGGGGTAGTGTTGTAGGTGATGTGAGTAGTGGGGGTAgtgttgtaggtgatgcaagaagttgtggtggtgttgtaggtgatgtgaGTAGTGGGGGTAGTGTTGTAGGTGATGTGAGTAGTGGGggtggtgttgtaggtgatgcgagaagttgtggtggtgttgtaggtgatgtgaGTAGTGGggtggtgttgtaggtgatgcgAGAGCTGTGGTAGTGTTGTAGGTGAGCAAAGTTGTAGTGGTGTAGTaggtgatgcaagaagttgtGATGGTGTTTaggtgatgcaagaagttgtGGTAGTGTTGTACGTGATGCAAGAAGTTGTGGTGTGTTGTGTTGGTGATGCAAGAAGTTGTaatggtgttgtaggtgatgcaagaagttgtggtagtgttgtaggtgatgcaagaagttgtGGTGGTGGTTGTTTGGATGTAAGAAGTTGTaatggtgttgtaggtgatgcaagAAGCTGTGGTAgtgttgtaggtgatgcaagaagttgtaatggtgttgtaggtgatgcaagaagttgtggtagtgttgtaggtgatgcaagAAGCTGTGGTAgtgttgtaggtgatgcaagaagttgtaatggtgttgtaggtgatgcaagAATCTGTGGATgtgttgtaggtgatgcaagaagttgtAATGGTGTTGTAGGTGTTGCAAGAAATTGTaatggtgttgtaggtgatgtaAGAAGCTCTggtggtgttgtaggtgatgcaagaagttgtaatggtgttgtaggtgatgcaagAAGCTGTGGTAgtgttgtaggtgatgcaagaagttgtAATGTGTTGTAAATGATGCAAGAAGTTGTaatggtgttgtaggtgatgcaagaagttgtGGTGGTGTTGAAGGGTGATGCAAGAAGTTGTGGTGGTGTTGTTGGTGATGCAAGAAGTTGTGGTTTTGTTGAAGGTGACGCAAGAAGTTGTggtggtgttgtaggtgatgcgagaagttgtggtggtgttgaaggtgatgcaagaagttgtGGTGGTATTGAAGGTGATGCAAGAAGTTTGGTGGTTTTTTGTTGGTGATGCAGGAAGTTGTGGTGGTGTTGAaggtgatgcaagaagttgtGGTGGTGGTGTTGGTGATGCAAGAAGTTGTGGTGGTGCTGAaggtgatgcaagaagttgtGGTGGTGTTGTTGGTAATGCAAGAAGTTGTGGTGGTGTTGAaggtgatgcaagaagttgtggtggtgttgaaggtgatgcaagaagttgtGGTGGTGTTGAAGGTGATGTTAGATTTTGTGGTGATGTTGTTGGTAATGCAGGAAGTTGTGGTGGTGTTGTTGGTGATGCAAGAAGTTGTGGTGGTGTTGAaggtgatgcaagaagttgtGGTGGTGTTGTTGGTGATGCAAGACGTTGTGGTGGTGTTGTTGGTAATGCAAGAAGTTGTGGTGGTGTTGTTGATAATGCAAGAAGTTGTGGTGGTGTTGTTGGTGATGCAGGAAGTTGTGGTTGTGTTGAAGGTGATGTGAGTAGTGGGGGTGGTGTTGTAGTTGGTGTGAGTAGTGGGGTAGTGTTGTAGGTGATGTGAGTAGTGGGGATGGTGTTGTAGTGATGCAAGCAGTTGTggtggtgttgtaggtgatgtgaGTAGTGGGGGTAGTGTTGTAGGTGATGTGAGTAGTGGGGGTAGTGGTTGTaggtgatgcaagaagttgtggtggtgttgtaggtgatgtgaGTAGTGGGGGTAGTGTTGTAGGTGATGTGAGTAGTGGGggtggtgttgtaggtgatgcgagaagttgtggtggtgttgtaggtgatgtgaGTAGTGGGggtggtgttgtaggtgatgcgAGAAGCTGTGGTAgtgttgtaggtgatgcaagaagttgtAGTGGTGTAGTaggtgatgcaagaagttgtgatggtgttgtaggtgatgcaagaagttgtggtagtgttgtaggtgatgcaagaagttgtggtggtgttgttggtgatgcaagaagttgtaatggtgttgtaggtgatgcaagaagttgtggtagtgttgtaggtgatgcaagaagttgtGGTGGTGTTGTTGGTGATGTAAAGAAGTTGTaatggtgttgtaggtgatgcaagAAGTTTGTGGTAgtgttgtaggtgatgcaagaagttgtaatggtgttgtaggtgatgcaagaagttgtggtagtgttgtaggtgatgcaagAAGCTGTGGTAgtgttgtaggtgatgcaagaagttgtaatggtgttgtaggtgatgcaagAATCTGTGGATgtgttgtaggtgatgcaagaagttgtaatggtgttgtaggtgatgcaagAAATTGTaatggtgttgtaggtgatgtaAGAAGCTCTggtggtgttgtaggtgatgcaagaagttgtaatggtgttgtaggtgatgcaagAAGCTGTGGTAgtgttgtaggtgatgcaagaagttgtaatgtgttgtaggtgatgcaagaagttgtaatggtgttgtaggtgatgcaagaagttgtggtggtgttgaaggtgatgcaagaagttgtggtggtgttgtaggtgatgcaagaagttgtGGTGGTGTTGAAGGTGACGGAAGAAGTTGTggtggtgttgtaggtgatgaagGAAGTTGTGGTGATGTTGAaggtgatgcaagaagttgtGGTGGTGTTGAAGGTGATGCAAGAAGTTTGGTGGTTTTTTGTTGGTGATGCAGGAAGTTGTGGTGGTGTTGAaggtgatgcaagaagttgtggtggtgttgttggtgatgcaagaagttgtggtggtgttgaaggtgatgcaagaagttgtGGTGGTGTTGTTGGTGATGCAAGAAGTTGTGGTGGTGTTGTTGGTAATGCAAGAAGTTGTGGTGGTGTTGTTGATAATGCAAGAAGTTGTGGTGGTTGTTGGTGATGCAGGAAGTTGTGGTTGTGTTGAaggtgatgcaagaagttgtGTTGGTGTTGTTGGTGATGCAAGAAGTTGTGGTGGTGTTGAAGATGATGCAAGAAGTTGTGGTGGTGTTGAAGGTGATGCAGGAAGTTGTGGTGGTGTTGAaggtgatgcaagaagttgtGGTGGTGTTGTTGGTAATGCAAGAAGTTGTGGTGGTGCTGTTGGTGATGCAAGAAGTTGTGGTGGTGTTGTTGGTGATGCGAGCTGTGAGGGTGGTGTTGTAGGCGATGCGAGCTGTGTGggtggtgttgtaggtgatgcaagCAGTGGGGGTGGTGTTGTACGTGATGCGAGCTGTGTGggtggtgttgtaggtgatggGAGCTGTGTGggtggtgttgtaggtgatgcaagCAGTGGGggtggtgttgtaggtgatgcgAGCTGTGAGggtggtgttgtaggtgatgcgAGCTGTGTGGGTGGTGTTGTAGGGGATGCAAGAAGTTGTGGTGGTGTTGTTGGTAATGCAAGAAGTTGTGGTGGTGTTGAAGGTAATGCGAGCTGTGAGggtggtgttgtaggtgatgcaagCAAGGGGGGTGGTGAAGAATTACTAACAGCAAGGAGGCTGGATGAGGTATGCAATGAGAGAGGCAGAAAACGAAAGAGAGATCAAAGTTTATGGAGTAGAAATGTACGAAAGACAAGAAAAAATAGAGGTCAGTTATATTTCTGTTAGAGGCGTCATTTGTAAAAAGAGATGTATGAGGGCACCATGTGGAATTAAATGTAGATTTCAATGCAAGCATAATATTTCTGAAGAAACACGAGGAAAGATTTTTCATTCCTACTGGTCTCTTGGAGatataaaactgcaaaacagttCCTTACAAAATATGCTTTATGTAAGGCAGTAAAGAGCAAAACTGTTCAAAACAGCAGGAAGTCAAAGAGCATTAAATGGACTTTGCCGGTAGGAGATGCAATTATAAGAGTTTGTAAGACTTTTTTCTTAAATACTTTGGATGTTTCAGACCATAATTATGGTTTTCACTGCTGTTATTAAACAAAACTTGATTGGTGTATGTAATACTGACAATAGGGGAAAACATTTGAATAGACCAAAGAAAATTGCCAAAGACAGGTACTTCTTTGTAAAATCTCATATTGAATAATTTCCTATGATTGAAAGTCACTATTTTCGTAAAGATTCGAGGCAGAAATACCTTGCTCCTGATTTGAttcttagaaaaatatataacttatacGTTGAAAAATGTGCAGAATATCATACTCAACCTGTCCAATTGTCCTATTATAGACATGTTTTTACAACAGAGTACAACATGTCATTTCATACCCCGATCAAAGATCAATGCGATCTGTGtacacaatataaaaatgttccaGATTCTGAAAAGACTGCTCTgtcaacaaaatatgataaacatttaagGAACAAAGCTGCTGCAAGAGATAACAAAACTAAAGACAAAGAAAAAGCCAAACTGAATATAGACCCTGAATTAGTATGTGCATGTTTTGACTTGCAGCAAGTACTGTTAACTCCAAAAGGGTTTGAATCTGCTCTTTACTATAGGCGTAGGCTCATACATTTAATTGGACATTGTATGACCTTGGCACATCAGAAGGTTACTGTTTCTTATGGAACGAAACTGTGGCatctcgggggggggggggggggggctttcgAGATAGCATCTTGTCTGTACCATTTCATCAAAAAATGTCTGAtaccaaaaaagaaaatttattttctaatttctaCAGTGATAACTGTTTTTCCCAAAACAAGAACCGACTTGTTTGTGCCCCCagatctactgatgcgggaggcatatatatatagtgattgtcctgtccgtctgtcctgGCTAACAAATTGGTACTTGAGTGTC encodes the following:
- the LOC128552817 gene encoding uncharacterized PE-PGRS family protein PE_PGRS54-like, translated to MSDEYATNGSFTAYSLQGKFVACDVRSGGGVVGDVRSGGGVLACDVSSRGGVVSDGSSGGGVVGDVISCGGVVGDVSSEGGVVMQEVWWFFVGDAGSCGGVEGDARSCGGGVGDARSCGGAEGDARSCGGVVGNARSCGGVEGDARSCGGVEGDARSCGGVEGDVRFCGDVVGNAGSCGGVVGDARSCGGVEGDARSCGGVVGDARRCGGVVGNARSCGGVVDNARSCGGVVGDAGSCGCVEGDVSSGGGVVVGVSSGGSVVGDVSSGDGVVGDARICGCVVGDARSCNGVVGDARICDARSLWFLLVMQEVWWCEGDARSCGGGVGDARSCGGAEGDARSCGGSCGGVVGDARSCGGVEGDARSCGGVVGDARRCGGVVGNARSCGGVVDNARSCGGVVGDAGSCGCVEGDVSSGGGVVVGVSSGGSVVGDVSSGDGVVGDVSSGGSVVGDVSSGGSVVGDARSCGGVVGDVSSGGSVVGDVSSGGGVVGDARSCGSVVGDARSCNGVVGDARICGCVVGDARSCNGVVGVARNCNGVVGDVRSSGGVVMQEVVVVLKGDARSCGGVVGDARSCGFVEGDARSCGGVVMQEVVVVLKVMQEVWWFFVGDAGSCGGVEGDARSCGGGVGDARSCGGAEGDARSCGGVVGNARSCGGVEGDARSCGGVEGDARSCGGVEGDVRFCGDVVGNAGSCGGVVGDARSCGGVEGDARSCGGVVGDARRCGGVVGNARSCGGVVDNARSCGGVVGDAGSCGCVEGDVSSGGGVVVGVSSGVVFDASSCGGVVGDVSSGGSVVGDVSSGGSGCDVSSGGGVVGDARSCGSVVGDARSCSGVVGDARSCDGDARSCGSVVGDARSCNGVVGDARICGCVVGDARSCNGVVGDARNCNGVVGDVRSSGGVVGDARSCGGVEGDGRSCGGVVGDEGSCGDVEGDARSCGGVEGDARSLVVFCW